The uncultured Desulfobulbus sp. genome window below encodes:
- a CDS encoding response regulator: MPKKSILFVDDEPNILSGLRRMFRAFRREKDFHFIDSGQAALDFMAENNVDVIVSDMRMPGMDGASLLSKVQEIHPRTIRIMLTGQADEESILRTVGVVHQFISKPSTPETLREIIDRACALQDLMENDQLKSVVSGIGQLPSLPSVYAKLQKKMKDPECSLGDVAAIIEQDLAMSTKVLQLVNSSFFGFFKNIDSPTRAVNLLGLDTVKALVLSVGIFSELKPVNAKYFSIQHLWDHSVAVAAYTKKIVQTETDSKEMLDHSFLAGFLHDIGKLILVSSLTDKYLKATEMAQEFGMPLCAAEFDVLRATHGDVGGYLLGLWGLPGAAVETAAFHHRLDHYPNPSFCPTVAVHAADVIYYRLHPKLTTATHEFNMEYLQKAGLDDRIDHWQALCQELGL; encoded by the coding sequence ATGCCGAAAAAATCCATCCTTTTTGTTGACGACGAACCCAACATTCTCTCAGGGCTTCGGCGCATGTTTCGAGCATTCCGCCGTGAAAAGGATTTTCATTTCATAGACTCTGGCCAGGCCGCCTTAGATTTCATGGCGGAAAACAATGTCGATGTCATTGTTTCAGATATGCGTATGCCGGGAATGGATGGGGCCTCTCTGCTCAGCAAAGTACAGGAAATTCACCCCCGCACCATACGAATCATGCTCACCGGCCAGGCCGACGAAGAGTCTATTTTACGAACAGTTGGCGTCGTTCATCAGTTTATATCCAAACCTTCTACTCCTGAAACCCTACGAGAAATCATTGATCGGGCCTGCGCTCTCCAGGACCTGATGGAGAATGACCAACTGAAATCTGTGGTTTCCGGCATAGGTCAACTCCCAAGCCTCCCCTCGGTCTATGCCAAGCTTCAAAAAAAAATGAAGGATCCGGAATGTTCGCTCGGTGATGTGGCGGCGATCATTGAGCAGGACCTGGCTATGAGCACTAAAGTATTACAGTTAGTGAACTCATCCTTTTTTGGTTTTTTTAAAAACATCGACAGCCCTACGCGTGCGGTTAATCTGCTCGGGCTGGATACGGTTAAGGCACTAGTTCTCAGTGTGGGCATTTTTTCTGAGCTCAAACCAGTCAATGCCAAATATTTTTCTATTCAACACCTGTGGGATCATAGCGTAGCTGTTGCTGCCTACACCAAAAAAATAGTCCAGACAGAAACGGACTCCAAAGAGATGCTTGACCACAGTTTTCTCGCCGGATTTCTCCATGATATCGGCAAACTGATTCTGGTCTCCAGTCTGACAGATAAATACCTCAAAGCAACGGAGATGGCTCAAGAATTTGGTATGCCGCTCTGTGCGGCAGAATTCGATGTACTCAGAGCCACCCATGGAGATGTTGGGGGATATCTTCTTGGCTTATGGGGGCTTCCTGGTGCAGCGGTTGAAACCGCGGCTTTTCACCACCGTCTGGATCATTATCCCAATCCTTCGTTTTGCCCGACGGTTGCCGTCCACGCCGCTGACGTAATTTACTATCGACTTCACCCGAAACTCACCACTGCCACACACGAATTTAATATGGAGTATCTACAAAAAGCCGGATTGGACGACCGCATTGACCACTGGCAGGCACTCTGTCAGGAATTAGGACTGTAA
- a CDS encoding transglycosylase SLT domain-containing protein, which produces MATLLLLEIFGLLFSLGISVVVALGYATEEFSGTGFFSHLLPFALGVTGLVLVLALVLVGWYRLRSWLRPRFLFLPAALAILLALSAGALSLRGDLYFAFSQFRMLVGGREEAARVTLTHQVFAAYRRFEAAQEKKIIERARDYAGPIEDAAQAYSLDPDLLRGLAATESSFLPRESKDGGKGLFQITLVPEHILVGTSSLLQLKKIDVTDHRQNAFLAAATLHYYLQQMNNDLFLGLLAYNIGPRNGGLRFIMQQYGATDFITIQPYLQKLPRGYPIRVLSHALAFRLYRTMQTLPPYEEGLNAVRIQHLGIPGM; this is translated from the coding sequence TTGGCAACGCTTCTTCTTCTGGAAATTTTTGGTCTGCTCTTTTCCCTGGGAATCTCTGTGGTCGTCGCGCTGGGCTATGCAACCGAAGAGTTTTCAGGGACAGGTTTTTTTTCGCACCTGCTTCCTTTTGCCCTGGGAGTAACCGGGCTGGTTCTCGTCTTGGCCTTAGTTCTGGTGGGCTGGTATCGGTTGCGTAGCTGGCTTCGGCCACGATTTCTCTTTCTTCCAGCCGCCTTGGCGATCCTTCTGGCTCTTTCCGCCGGGGCACTAAGCCTCCGGGGCGACTTGTACTTCGCGTTCAGTCAGTTTCGCATGCTGGTAGGAGGCCGTGAGGAAGCAGCCCGCGTCACCTTGACCCATCAGGTCTTTGCCGCCTACAGAAGATTTGAAGCTGCCCAGGAAAAGAAAATCATCGAGCGTGCACGTGATTATGCGGGGCCCATTGAAGATGCAGCCCAGGCCTATTCCCTGGACCCCGATCTTCTCCGTGGTCTGGCCGCCACAGAATCTTCGTTTTTACCCCGGGAGAGTAAAGATGGAGGCAAAGGATTGTTTCAAATCACCCTGGTCCCTGAGCACATACTTGTGGGGACGTCCAGCCTTCTCCAACTCAAAAAAATTGATGTCACAGATCACCGTCAAAACGCATTTTTAGCAGCGGCCACCCTACACTACTACCTGCAGCAGATGAACAACGATCTTTTTCTGGGGTTGCTTGCCTACAATATCGGCCCAAGAAATGGTGGGCTCCGCTTTATCATGCAGCAATATGGAGCTACAGATTTCATCACAATTCAGCCCTATTTACAGAAACTTCCACGCGGTTACCCCATTCGGGTCCTGTCCCATGCATTGGCTTTTCGTCTTTACCGCACAATGCAAACACTGCCCCCCTATGAGGAAGGATTAAACGCTGTTCGTATTCAGCACCTCGGTATCCCTGGTATGTAA
- a CDS encoding nitroreductase family protein, whose product MELFQIDQKSCNKDGFCAQVCPLGLLEWQSGQVPVAIDEADTLCIDCGHCVAVCPTGSLQHRDMDPSLCPPVHPEWKLSQAQCEHFLRARRSIRLYKKKKVERETLRQLIEMARYAPTAINSQGVEWLVIDNKTILGSMAGLVIDWMQWLQQEMPEVAHALHVERAIRRWERGVDGILRDAPALIVAHGKAANQMIPTSCTIALSYLELAATGLGLGTCWAGYFNRAANTYPPLKQALGLGDDQQCFGAMMVGYSALEYKRLPTRNMPEITWLDS is encoded by the coding sequence ATGGAACTTTTTCAGATTGATCAGAAGAGCTGCAACAAAGACGGGTTCTGCGCCCAGGTTTGTCCTCTAGGGCTTCTAGAGTGGCAATCGGGGCAGGTCCCCGTGGCCATTGACGAGGCTGATACTCTTTGCATTGATTGCGGCCATTGTGTGGCTGTCTGCCCGACTGGAAGTTTACAGCACCGGGATATGGATCCATCGCTCTGTCCACCGGTGCACCCGGAATGGAAACTCAGCCAGGCGCAGTGCGAACATTTTCTGCGAGCCCGTCGCTCTATCCGTCTGTACAAAAAGAAAAAAGTTGAGCGGGAAACACTGCGCCAACTCATTGAAATGGCACGCTATGCTCCTACGGCCATTAACTCGCAGGGCGTGGAGTGGTTGGTTATAGACAACAAAACGATACTTGGTTCCATGGCGGGGCTGGTTATTGACTGGATGCAATGGCTGCAGCAGGAGATGCCGGAAGTGGCACATGCGCTTCATGTAGAGCGGGCAATCCGGCGCTGGGAGCGGGGAGTCGATGGTATTCTTCGAGATGCGCCTGCGCTGATAGTTGCCCATGGCAAGGCTGCAAACCAAATGATCCCAACCTCCTGCACCATTGCCTTGAGTTATCTGGAACTCGCTGCAACAGGGCTTGGGCTGGGAACCTGTTGGGCTGGGTATTTTAATCGAGCGGCCAATACCTATCCGCCACTCAAACAAGCACTTGGCCTTGGAGATGACCAGCAGTGTTTCGGTGCGATGATGGTGGGCTATTCCGCTCTTGAATATAAACGGTTACCAACACGGAATATGCCTGAAATTACCTGGCTGGATTCGTAA
- a CDS encoding NAD(P)H-dependent oxidoreductase, whose amino-acid sequence MRQYSIAVVVGSLRKDSFNRQLATALAQLAPEDFTFRVAEIGNLPLYNQDDDANPAPEVVAFKETIKNADGLLFVTPEYNRSIPGVLKNALDHASRPYGQSVWGGKPGAVVGITIGPSGTAMAQQHLRNILAYLDVATMGQPEIFLQNKEGFFTSEGGIGDSSRDFLQQWMDRYVAWVKHQLT is encoded by the coding sequence ATGCGTCAATATTCCATCGCTGTCGTTGTCGGCAGCCTTCGTAAAGATTCGTTTAATCGTCAACTCGCCACAGCTCTGGCGCAACTTGCGCCTGAAGACTTTACCTTTAGAGTGGCTGAGATTGGCAACCTCCCCCTGTATAATCAGGACGATGACGCCAACCCTGCTCCTGAAGTTGTTGCCTTCAAAGAAACCATCAAAAATGCCGATGGCCTCCTCTTTGTCACTCCGGAATACAACCGTTCCATTCCGGGCGTGCTGAAAAATGCACTGGATCACGCTTCACGCCCCTACGGACAAAGTGTCTGGGGAGGCAAACCAGGAGCAGTCGTAGGCATCACCATCGGCCCCTCCGGAACGGCCATGGCCCAGCAGCACTTACGAAATATTCTAGCCTATCTGGATGTGGCCACCATGGGGCAGCCGGAAATCTTTCTCCAGAACAAGGAAGGATTTTTTACGTCAGAGGGAGGAATTGGAGACTCCAGCCGAGACTTTCTCCAACAGTGGATGGATCGCTATGTGGCCTGGGTTAAACACCAGCTTACTTAA
- a CDS encoding EscU/YscU/HrcU family type III secretion system export apparatus switch protein, translating to MASEEKTPKKAVALLYEQDKSEAPRVTASGSNLVADKIIATAKEAGVVIKEDKDLVELLSKVPLGEEIPSELYQTVAEVLAFVYSVNEKYKQQES from the coding sequence TTGGCCAGCGAAGAAAAAACACCGAAGAAGGCAGTTGCTCTGCTCTATGAACAGGATAAGTCGGAGGCCCCACGGGTAACTGCCAGTGGGAGCAACCTGGTTGCCGACAAGATTATTGCCACGGCAAAAGAGGCCGGTGTCGTGATCAAAGAGGATAAAGACCTGGTTGAGTTACTCTCCAAAGTCCCCCTTGGTGAAGAAATCCCTTCAGAGCTGTACCAGACGGTAGCCGAGGTTCTTGCCTTTGTCTATTCGGTGAATGAAAAATATAAACAGCAAGAAAGCTAA
- a CDS encoding (2Fe-2S)-binding protein — translation MEANERLMAKLKAGCICKGVKLIRLIEAIEQGASTVSEVQQACGIGDGSCKGKRCGEKIEELLAAR, via the coding sequence ATGGAAGCAAACGAACGTTTGATGGCAAAACTCAAAGCTGGCTGTATTTGTAAGGGAGTCAAACTGATCCGCCTCATTGAGGCCATCGAACAGGGGGCAAGTACCGTTTCGGAAGTACAGCAGGCCTGCGGTATAGGTGATGGCTCCTGCAAAGGAAAACGCTGTGGGGAGAAGATTGAGGAATTGCTCGCTGCCCGCTGA
- a CDS encoding alpha-amylase family glycosyl hydrolase: MAPAPVSAHSLDLTPPASVYPSPLDWRDQFIYFLLVDRFDNNQADIPAYDPQTTPIGRDPAQKSIFQGGNLKGIMRRLDYLQNLGVGAIWLSPVFKNRQEAEGSYHGYGIQDFLRIDPRFGTSEDLQALVQAAHARSMYVILDIIINHTGDNWGYPGDYPYYYRHDAPGPFDFGFWRKNSPGQDFQADDAVWPQELQQPDCYKRRGQIRNWSDEAEAINGDFLSLKELELNRSQVLDTLIRAYKYWIKTADVDGFRIDTVKHMESSATAIFCNSIREYCRSIGKHNFFLFGEVVADDTVLQRYIGRNSRLPDSGERFPSLDACLDFPLYFVLEEVIKGFATPSLLKDRYDRFRDLYADHGESGQYFVTFVDNHDQMSRPYRRFLHANPHSRQAMLAMGYLLTTPGVPCIYYGTEQGFDGGGNNDAYVRECMFGGNWGGFDTTGHHSFNPEHSLYQAIAQIAAVRKNEPALRYGRLYFREISGNGQNFGYPQDGRCTLAYSRILAETEILICLNLDPRPRNDYVTLDMHLNPAGSQLEDLLAPGWTTQIFNQAGRHVAQVSMEGHSVRILRRLQ, translated from the coding sequence ATGGCACCTGCACCCGTCTCGGCCCACTCACTTGATTTGACCCCTCCGGCCTCTGTCTACCCTTCTCCCCTGGACTGGCGCGATCAGTTTATCTATTTCCTGCTGGTCGATCGGTTTGACAACAATCAGGCAGATATCCCTGCCTATGATCCCCAAACCACTCCCATTGGCCGCGATCCTGCTCAAAAATCCATCTTTCAGGGGGGCAACCTCAAAGGAATTATGCGACGACTGGATTATTTACAGAATCTAGGCGTTGGCGCCATCTGGCTCAGCCCGGTTTTTAAAAACAGGCAGGAGGCTGAAGGCAGTTATCACGGCTATGGCATTCAGGATTTCCTCCGGATCGATCCCCGCTTCGGAACCAGCGAAGATTTACAGGCGTTGGTCCAGGCTGCCCATGCCCGTTCGATGTATGTCATCCTGGACATTATCATCAACCACACCGGCGACAACTGGGGCTATCCGGGTGACTATCCCTATTATTACAGGCATGATGCTCCCGGCCCCTTTGACTTTGGTTTCTGGCGGAAAAATTCTCCAGGCCAGGATTTTCAAGCTGATGACGCCGTCTGGCCCCAGGAGCTGCAGCAGCCGGACTGCTACAAACGGCGTGGACAGATTCGCAACTGGAGTGATGAGGCGGAGGCAATAAACGGTGATTTTTTAAGCCTCAAAGAACTGGAGCTCAACCGATCTCAGGTGCTCGACACCCTGATACGCGCCTACAAGTACTGGATCAAGACTGCGGATGTGGATGGATTCCGCATCGACACGGTCAAGCATATGGAATCCTCGGCCACTGCGATCTTCTGTAATTCCATTCGGGAATATTGCCGTTCCATCGGCAAACACAATTTTTTTCTCTTCGGCGAGGTGGTGGCGGACGACACGGTGCTCCAACGCTATATCGGTCGAAACAGCCGTCTTCCCGACAGTGGCGAGCGTTTTCCGTCCCTTGATGCCTGCCTGGACTTTCCGCTCTACTTTGTCTTGGAGGAGGTCATTAAGGGATTTGCAACACCAAGCCTGCTCAAAGATCGCTATGACCGCTTTCGGGATCTCTATGCCGATCACGGTGAATCTGGTCAGTACTTTGTCACCTTTGTCGACAACCATGACCAGATGTCACGACCGTATCGTCGTTTTCTCCATGCGAATCCGCATAGCAGACAGGCAATGCTTGCCATGGGCTACCTGCTGACCACGCCTGGTGTCCCCTGCATCTATTACGGAACCGAGCAGGGATTTGATGGCGGCGGAAATAACGATGCCTATGTACGAGAATGCATGTTTGGGGGCAACTGGGGAGGCTTTGATACAACCGGCCATCATTCTTTCAATCCTGAGCATTCCCTGTATCAGGCCATCGCCCAGATTGCCGCAGTCCGAAAAAACGAACCGGCACTTCGCTATGGCCGTCTCTACTTTCGGGAAATTTCCGGCAACGGGCAGAACTTTGGCTATCCCCAGGATGGTCGCTGTACTCTGGCCTACTCACGTATTCTTGCGGAAACGGAAATTCTGATCTGCCTCAACCTTGATCCCCGACCTCGTAACGATTACGTTACCCTTGACATGCACTTGAATCCAGCCGGAAGCCAGCTTGAAGATCTGCTTGCCCCAGGCTGGACAACACAGATTTTCAATCAGGCCGGGCGGCACGTCGCGCAAGTCAGCATGGAGGGGCATTCCGTACGTATTCTACGACGCCTCCAATGA
- the uvrC gene encoding excinuclease ABC subunit UvrC: MSTPPSSEHDKQLQSPLSAEFLATVSHGPGVYQMLGKKQVLYVGKALDLRKRLSQYAHYKGSPHSKTAVMLSHVQRVETILTTTEKEALILEASLIKQHRPRYNVILRDDKNYPMIKVTVREDWPQVVVTRKRLRDGNRYFGPYSSTTAMRATLALLYNQFPLRRCKTVRERERPCLNFQMGRCLAPCAGKVSQAEYQQMVADVLLILEGKVSEVVKELQTKMEQAAQDLHFEKAAMFRDQIKGLTKTIEHQAIVANHYMDQDVFGIHRQDAAVGIAMLFIRGGMITGAQNFFLADPIGEDDSLLSQTIVQYYSPQRQPPRELLLPFGLEDRELIAERLTELREGPVALLAPQRGKRMQLMQMAAANAAQIFSEKAKKEQSWTALAASLIAKLKLMNQPETIECLDISNLLGKQAVGSLVCFVHGEKAAKLYRHYRIRSQDTPDDYAMMREVLDRRMSKGVEEDRLPDMLLIDGGKGQLQVAYDVLAQYNLLGRIDLVSIAKEKADEGEKLFKPSRKNPILLPAHSPVLLYLMRIRDESHRFGITFHRKLRGKEQLTSKLDAIEGIGPKRKQVLLKHLGSLKRITEAGVDELAQAPGIGPELAQTIFSQLHPEESES, from the coding sequence TTGAGCACACCGCCGTCTTCCGAACACGATAAACAGCTACAGTCCCCGCTCTCTGCGGAATTTCTTGCCACGGTCAGCCATGGCCCCGGCGTCTACCAGATGCTCGGAAAAAAGCAGGTTCTCTACGTGGGCAAGGCTCTGGACCTGCGTAAACGGCTGTCCCAGTACGCCCATTACAAAGGCTCGCCCCACTCGAAAACTGCGGTCATGCTCTCCCATGTCCAGCGGGTGGAGACCATCCTCACCACCACCGAAAAGGAAGCCCTGATTCTCGAAGCTTCGCTGATCAAACAGCACCGCCCGCGCTACAACGTCATCCTTCGCGACGACAAAAACTACCCCATGATCAAGGTGACCGTGCGGGAAGACTGGCCCCAGGTTGTTGTCACCCGCAAACGACTGCGCGACGGCAACCGTTACTTTGGTCCCTACTCTTCCACCACGGCCATGCGTGCCACCCTGGCCCTGCTCTACAACCAGTTTCCCCTGCGCCGCTGTAAAACAGTGCGGGAACGGGAGCGCCCCTGCCTCAATTTCCAGATGGGACGTTGCCTGGCCCCCTGTGCGGGCAAGGTGAGCCAGGCTGAATATCAGCAGATGGTGGCGGATGTCTTACTGATTCTTGAAGGAAAGGTCAGTGAGGTGGTCAAAGAACTGCAGACAAAAATGGAGCAGGCTGCCCAAGATCTGCACTTTGAAAAGGCGGCCATGTTTCGCGATCAGATCAAAGGCTTGACCAAGACCATTGAGCACCAGGCCATTGTCGCCAACCATTACATGGATCAGGACGTTTTTGGCATCCATCGCCAGGACGCAGCGGTGGGCATCGCCATGCTCTTTATCCGGGGCGGCATGATCACCGGGGCCCAGAACTTTTTCCTGGCCGATCCCATTGGCGAGGATGACAGCCTGCTCTCCCAGACCATTGTACAGTACTACTCTCCCCAACGGCAGCCCCCTCGGGAACTTTTGCTCCCCTTTGGCCTGGAAGATCGCGAGTTGATCGCTGAGCGTTTGACCGAACTACGAGAGGGACCGGTAGCTCTCCTGGCTCCCCAGCGGGGAAAACGGATGCAGCTGATGCAGATGGCTGCAGCCAACGCTGCTCAAATATTTTCGGAGAAGGCCAAAAAAGAACAGAGCTGGACAGCCCTGGCAGCCAGTCTGATAGCCAAACTCAAGCTGATGAACCAGCCTGAAACCATCGAGTGTCTGGACATTTCCAACCTTTTGGGCAAACAGGCGGTTGGCTCCCTGGTGTGCTTTGTCCATGGGGAAAAGGCGGCAAAACTCTACCGCCACTATCGCATTCGCAGCCAAGACACCCCCGATGACTACGCCATGATGCGCGAGGTGCTGGATCGCCGTATGAGTAAAGGAGTGGAAGAGGACCGACTGCCCGACATGCTGCTTATCGACGGTGGCAAGGGACAGCTGCAGGTGGCTTACGACGTTTTGGCGCAGTACAACCTGCTTGGTCGTATTGATCTGGTCTCCATTGCCAAGGAGAAAGCCGATGAGGGAGAAAAACTCTTCAAACCCAGCCGCAAGAATCCCATCCTGTTACCTGCACACTCACCGGTTCTTTTGTATCTGATGCGCATTCGTGACGAGTCCCACCGTTTCGGTATCACCTTTCATCGTAAACTGCGCGGCAAGGAACAACTCACCTCAAAACTCGATGCCATCGAGGGCATCGGCCCCAAACGCAAGCAGGTCCTGCTCAAACACCTGGGATCACTCAAACGGATCACCGAGGCCGGGGTGGATGAACTGGCGCAGGCCCCCGGCATTGGCCCCGAGCTGGCTCAAACTATTTTCAGCCAGCTGCATCCAGAGGAATCCGAGTCCTGA
- a CDS encoding DsrE family protein produces MPMTYRAVFHVDLDEPKPLNIALANVGNLIRAIPEKHYDLIMLFNGPAVTLLDNDACAPFRDEIWRLQQQRVAFKVCRNALNKFNIDPDNLIDGCEVVPAGVVALIELQQDGYAYIKP; encoded by the coding sequence ATGCCAATGACCTACCGCGCCGTCTTTCACGTCGATCTGGATGAGCCCAAGCCCTTGAATATCGCCCTGGCCAACGTGGGCAACCTGATTCGCGCCATCCCGGAAAAGCACTACGATCTGATCATGCTTTTTAACGGCCCCGCTGTCACCCTGCTCGACAATGATGCCTGCGCCCCTTTTCGCGATGAGATCTGGCGACTGCAACAGCAACGGGTAGCTTTTAAGGTCTGCAGAAACGCACTCAATAAGTTCAACATCGATCCGGACAACCTGATCGATGGCTGCGAGGTCGTCCCGGCCGGTGTTGTCGCCCTCATTGAGCTGCAGCAGGATGGGTATGCCTACATCAAACCGTAA
- a CDS encoding dipeptide ABC transporter ATP-binding protein: protein MAPLLTLNNFTLSFVGNTGETTPVLHALNLKIEKGQAHALVGESGSGKSVTALSILRLLDETNETQSSGSIRFEDQEITSLSKRALRQLRGNRIAMIFQEPMTSLNPVYTIGNQLIEPLILHQGLTKKEAYAQALILLDRTGIENPEYRINCYPHQLSGGQRQRVIIAMALACRPTLLIADEPTTALDVTIQQQILRLIKDIQAEFGMSVLLITHDLPMVQKIADKVSIMHKGCIVEQGDVETIFTHPQKEYTKHLLAAVPQGIQTTRHGGAPLITVENLNCSFHMKTTWTGWFTRERQVLQAVDNLSFCLNQGTTLGLVGESGSGKSTLALCLLGLQKCTGKVIYTPGQGPNHILSSLNSKGFRPLRKELQIVFQDPFSSLSPRMTIGQIVAEGLQVHGMGGSRREQDTLVAQALIDVELDPQMAQRFPHEFSGGQRQRIAIARALILRPKLLILDEPTSALDMTIQKQILKLLKNLQERYQLTYIFITHDLRTVRSLADQLAVMRRGRIVEAGPAATLFANPQENYTKRLFDAAFHLDKQLENAPCQ, encoded by the coding sequence ATGGCTCCATTACTCACACTCAATAATTTCACGCTCAGCTTTGTTGGCAATACTGGCGAAACAACGCCAGTGCTGCATGCGCTTAATCTGAAGATCGAAAAAGGGCAGGCCCACGCCCTGGTGGGAGAATCGGGATCGGGCAAGTCAGTGACCGCGCTCTCCATTCTTCGCCTTTTAGATGAAACCAACGAGACCCAGAGCAGCGGCTCAATTCGTTTTGAAGACCAGGAAATAACCAGTCTCAGCAAACGGGCCTTACGCCAATTGCGCGGAAACCGGATCGCGATGATCTTCCAGGAGCCCATGACCTCACTCAATCCGGTCTACACCATTGGCAACCAGTTGATCGAACCCCTGATCCTCCACCAAGGGCTCACCAAAAAAGAGGCCTATGCCCAGGCGCTAATCCTGCTTGATCGGACAGGTATCGAAAATCCGGAGTACCGTATCAACTGCTACCCGCATCAACTCTCCGGGGGCCAAAGGCAAAGGGTAATTATTGCCATGGCCCTGGCCTGCCGCCCCACCCTGCTTATTGCCGACGAACCGACGACCGCCCTGGATGTGACCATTCAGCAACAGATTCTCCGCTTGATAAAAGACATTCAGGCCGAATTTGGCATGTCGGTGCTGCTGATAACGCATGATCTTCCCATGGTTCAAAAAATCGCCGATAAGGTTTCGATCATGCATAAGGGGTGCATTGTTGAACAGGGGGATGTGGAGACTATTTTTACCCATCCTCAGAAAGAATACACCAAACACTTGTTAGCCGCCGTTCCTCAAGGGATCCAGACAACACGTCATGGAGGTGCACCTCTGATAACAGTGGAAAACCTCAACTGCAGTTTTCACATGAAAACCACCTGGACGGGATGGTTTACAAGAGAAAGACAGGTTTTGCAGGCGGTGGACAATCTCAGTTTTTGTCTCAACCAGGGCACTACCCTGGGACTGGTGGGAGAATCGGGCTCGGGTAAATCGACTCTGGCCCTTTGTTTGCTTGGATTACAAAAATGTACGGGCAAGGTCATCTACACCCCTGGCCAGGGGCCCAACCATATTCTTTCTTCGCTCAACAGCAAAGGGTTTCGCCCTTTGCGCAAAGAGTTACAAATCGTGTTTCAAGATCCTTTTTCCTCGCTCTCTCCTCGTATGACCATAGGGCAGATAGTAGCCGAGGGGCTCCAGGTTCACGGTATGGGGGGAAGTCGCAGGGAACAGGATACGCTCGTGGCCCAGGCCCTTATTGATGTGGAACTCGATCCGCAAATGGCCCAGCGCTTTCCCCATGAATTTTCCGGGGGCCAGCGCCAGCGTATCGCCATTGCCCGGGCCTTGATTCTGCGCCCGAAACTCTTGATCCTGGATGAACCCACCAGTGCTCTGGATATGACGATCCAGAAGCAGATTCTTAAGTTGCTGAAAAATTTGCAGGAACGTTATCAACTGACCTACATCTTTATTACCCACGATCTACGAACAGTTCGTTCACTGGCCGATCAGCTGGCGGTGATGCGCCGAGGACGCATCGTTGAGGCGGGGCCGGCAGCAACTCTTTTTGCCAACCCCCAGGAGAATTATACAAAACGTCTCTTTGATGCAGCCTTTCACCTTGATAAACAATTGGAGAATGCACCATGCCAATGA
- a CDS encoding amino acid ABC transporter permease — protein MQKWREGKALAGFLYSTRGSCLRQPEPPPVCFACPMGEEGKGGGAMRIGLNERIEVETRRDCGVHQEPNPDFAHGFRFAPISRECLQQMFRYLRPRIVRDWLLYLATLAGGLWLVLRGAERLGYSWHWRQIPRYFGTLSDGVFVPGPLVKGIEVTLEITGYSLVLATVIGLVVALLRLSDSVVGRWLARIYLELIRNTPLLVQIFFLYFVMAPILDIGRTATAVLALSLFEGAYASEIFRAGITSIDRGQWEACYSLGLSKLQSYRKVILPQALRRVVPPLTSQAVSLIKDSALVSTIAVYDLTMEGRTIIAETFFSFEIWFVVAAIYLILTLSLSALATFLERSFSRIHP, from the coding sequence GTGCAAAAGTGGAGAGAGGGTAAGGCCTTAGCCGGATTTCTCTACTCTACCCGAGGCTCCTGTTTGCGGCAACCAGAACCTCCTCCGGTTTGCTTCGCTTGCCCGATGGGAGAGGAAGGCAAGGGGGGCGGTGCAATGCGCATTGGCCTGAACGAACGAATTGAGGTTGAAACTCGAAGGGATTGTGGTGTACACCAAGAGCCCAACCCTGACTTTGCTCACGGATTCAGGTTTGCCCCTATTTCCCGAGAATGCCTACAGCAGATGTTTCGTTATCTCAGACCAAGAATCGTTCGTGATTGGCTCTTGTACCTGGCCACCCTTGCAGGAGGCCTTTGGCTGGTGCTTCGTGGGGCCGAGCGGCTTGGCTACAGTTGGCACTGGCGTCAGATTCCACGTTATTTCGGGACACTGAGCGATGGTGTCTTTGTTCCCGGTCCTCTGGTCAAGGGAATAGAAGTCACCCTGGAAATAACCGGCTACAGCCTGGTGCTCGCCACAGTTATCGGCCTGGTGGTGGCGCTGCTGCGTTTGTCCGACTCTGTGGTTGGACGCTGGCTGGCGCGTATCTATTTGGAGCTCATTCGCAACACACCGCTTCTGGTGCAGATCTTTTTTCTCTACTTTGTCATGGCTCCGATTCTTGATATCGGACGCACGGCGACCGCCGTTTTGGCACTGAGTCTTTTTGAGGGAGCCTATGCCTCGGAAATTTTTCGAGCCGGGATTACCTCCATTGACCGGGGCCAGTGGGAGGCCTGCTACAGTCTTGGATTAAGCAAACTGCAGAGTTACCGAAAAGTGATCCTGCCCCAGGCTCTGCGACGGGTTGTGCCTCCGTTGACTTCCCAGGCGGTCTCTCTGATTAAAGATTCCGCCCTGGTGTCCACCATTGCGGTGTATGATCTGACCATGGAAGGACGAACCATCATTGCCGAAACCTTTTTCAGTTTTGAGATCTGGTTTGTGGTGGCCGCGATCTATTTGATTCTGACCCTCAGTCTCTCTGCCCTGGCCACCTTCCTTGAACGGAGTTTTTCTCGAATACACCCATGA